A window of the Danio aesculapii chromosome 10, fDanAes4.1, whole genome shotgun sequence genome harbors these coding sequences:
- the akap1a gene encoding A-kinase anchor protein 1, mitochondrial — protein sequence MKPALPQSESNMCGECHYTEQLYLKAPRVGGIFELWICGGRMLLSVRPLVSVTVLTLLGWCWYSFRRRRKIKASLWTGDEECLSDGSSPVYFSPADNGVLGQSDPKMDQNISRSPEITELTDTSQFLEIHKFTSTSPIIGLNERVRPEPEGEVSIRFPEPNPSKKEENDFTGEVHQEWGEVHQDDFTDEKDGSTLSDFSPERSQENMEMISPVLVQQVIQTAENQHSSDPLSRLPNGGFQSASQDLVQHQSISGDDNGRETGSFRKKLLRDLGASIGDDSGCGSSFSEDVSGAERLTCEISEEEQSFLMTESDTASIDGKMIPSILGAGEEEAWHGVESCVVADTQMSSLAPPPAPPIIQWDIEVPAHLVGRLIGKQGKFMNFLKQSSGAQIYVSTLPFTPDIQICHIQGSQQQVDEALSLVRKKFKDLDLSNCAPLPCLPITSWLLLPQDVFVEVMVSRVEAAHHLFVHQYSHPSHQVLPTLIQAMQLCYSQPGCPSLPTPVEVGVVCAAPVTGSGWQRAQVIQYDGETATTHIRYVDSGGYDTVNSTTLRQIRSDFVTLPFQAAEVLLDNIMPLPGDEEFSLEAKEALEESTANVALILKVTGSQDGLPLVHLWKQTGDEMVLINKSLADQGFFSWFDPQ from the exons atgaaACCAGCTTTACCCCAGTCAGAGAGCAATATGTGTGGAGAATGTCACTATACTGAACAGCTGTATTTAAAAGCGCCTCGTGTTGGTGGGATATTTGAGCTG tGGATCTGTGGAGGGAGGATGCTGCTGTCGGTGAGGCCGCTGGTTTCTGTCACTGTGTTGACTCTGCTAGGCTGGTGCTGGTACAGTTTTAGGAGGAGGAGAAAGATTAAAGCTTCTCTCTGGACTGGAGACGAGGAGTGTTTGTCAGACGGAAGCAGCCCGGTTTACTTTTCACCTGCTGACAACGGTGTTTTGGGGCAAAG tgacCCAAAGATGGACCAAAACATCTCCAGATCCCCTGAAATTACAGAGTTAACGGACACATCACAATTTCTGGAAATCCACAAGTTTACCAGTACCTCACCTATTATAGGCCTCAACGAGAGGGTTCGGCCTGAGCCAGAAGGAGAAGTATCGATTCGTTTCCCTGAGCCAAACCCAAGCAAAAAAGAAGAGAATGACTTTACTGGTGAAGTTCATCAAGAATGGGGAGAAGTTCATCAAGATGACTTTACTGATGAGAAAGATGGCAGCACCCTGTCTGATTTCTCCCCTGAACGAAGCCAGGAGAACATGGAGATGATCAGTCCTGTTCTGGTCCAGCAAGTAATACAGACAGCAGAAAACCAGCACTCCAGTGATCCACTTTCAAGACTTCCAAACGGTGGATTTCAATCTGCTTCTCAAGATCTAGTGCAGCATCAAAGCATCAGTGGCGATGACAACGGCAGAGAAACCGGCTCATTCAGGAAAAAACTGCTCCGTGATTTAGGAGCTTCTATTGGAGATGATTCTGGATGTGGTTCCAGCTTCTCAGAGGATGTTTCTGGTGCAGAGAGACTGACCTGTGAGATCTCAGAGGAGGAACAAAGCTTTTTAATGACAGAATCAGACACAGCCAGCATTGATGGCAAAATGATTCCCAGCATTCTCGGAGCGGGAGAGGAGGAAGCCTGGCATG GTGTTGAAAGTTGCGTTGTTGCTGATACTCAAATGAGCAGCTTGGCTCCTCCTCCTGCCCCGCCCATCATCCAGTGGGACATAGAAGTGCCAGCG CATCTTGTTGGCCGATTGATCGGGAAGCAGGGAAAGTTTATGAACTTCCTGAAGCAAAGCTCTGGAGCACAGATCTACGTCTCCACACTGCCGTTCACTCCCGATATTCAGATCTGCCACATTCAGG GCTCACAGCAGCAGGTGGATGAAGCTCTCTCGCTCGTCAGGAAGAAATTCAAAGATCTGGATTTGAGTAATTGTGCTCCTCTGCCCTGCCTGCCCATCACATCCTGG TTGCTGCTTCCTCAGGATGTGTTTGTGGAGGTGATGGTGTCACGGGTGGAGGCGGCTCATCATCTGTTCGTTCATCAGTACAGTCATCCGTCTCACCAGGTGCTTCCCACGCTCATACAGGCCATGCAGCTCTGCTACTCTCAGCCGGGGTGTCCCAGCCTGCCCACTCCTGTTGAAg TGGGTGTGGTCTGTGCTGCTCCGGTAACAGGAAGTGGCTGGCAGAGAGCACAGGTCATCCAGTATGATGGAGAGACTGCCACCACTCATATCAGATATGTAGATAGCGGAGGATACGACACCGTGAACAGCACCACCCTCAGGCAGATCAG GTCAGACTTTGTGACGTTACCTTTCCAGGCTGCAGAGGTTCTGCTAGACAACATCATGCCTTTGCCAG GTGATGAGGAGTTTTCTCTGGAAGCCAAAGAAGCACTGGAGGAATCAACTGCTAATGTGGCCTTAATTCTTAAG GTGACTGGCAGTCAAGATGGCCTTCCTCTGGTGCACCTGTGGAAACAGACAGGAGACGAG ATGGTTCTGATCAACAAATCACTGGCTGATCAAGGGTTTTTCAGCTGGTTTGACCCTCAGTGA